In Vicingus serpentipes, the DNA window TGAAATAAAGGAAGATGCACTTGATGAGCAAATAGATTTTGATAAAAAAATAATTGGAATAGATAACGATGGCCGTGTATTAGGGATGTGTAGAGCCAATTTACAAGCAGCCGATTTATTAGAAAGAGTTGAATTACATAAAAAGGATTTTCAAGATTTTGAAGCTCCTCAATATAAAGGAGTAATAATATCTAACCCTCCTTATGGCGAACGAATTGGAGAAAACGTAGATGAATTATATAAAGCATTTGGTGATAACTTAAAATCTCAATATGATGGGTGGAACGCTTGGTTTATCAGTTCAAATATGGAAGCATTAAAAAAAGTTGGTCTTCGTCCTTCTAGAAAAATCAAATTATTTAACGGAAGCTTAGAGTGTAGACTAATGAAATATGAAATGTATAGAGGAACAAAAAAGCTACATAAAATAAATCCAGAAGATACTACTTCATCATAAATTATTGTTCAAAACCTGTTAGTTTCTCATTGAAATTTAAATCCTATAACTTTAAGATATAACTTAATTTTAGGGTTCGAATAATTTCAACCAAAAGACTATAATGTTTTTAATTTTTGATACCGAAACAACTGGACTCCCTAAAAATTATAATGCTCCAGTTTCTGATTCTGGCAACTGGCCAAGAATGGTTCAGGTTGCTTGGCAATTACATGATGTATCAGGAAAATTAATAACAAATAAAAACTTTATTGTTAAGCCTGAAGGGTATGATATTCCCATTGGAGTATCAAGTATTCACGGTATAACTACCGAAAGAGCTTTAAGAGATGGATACGATTTAAAGTTTGTACTAGAAGAATTTCTTGCCGATTTAAAAAACACAACATATAATGTTGGGCATAATATTGAATTTGACATAAATATTGTTGGAGCTGAATTTTTTAGACTAGGAATTGAAAATGATTTAGCTGACAAAAAAGAAATCGACACGATGAAAAGTGCTGTCGATTTTTGTCAAATACCAGGAGGAAGAGGTGGAGGGTTTAAATATCCTAGTTTAACTGATTTACATACTAAACTTTTTGGAGTAGCTTTTGCCGATGCTCATGATGCTGCTTTTGATGTTGATGCAACTGGACGTTGTTTTTTTGGATTAATAAAAAACAGGGTTATCCAACCTGTCGAAATTAATGATTTTGACACTGTAGTTTATGATGCTCCTGTTTTAGAAGAAGCAAATTTTGAGGACTTTAAAAAAGAACAAGAATCAGTTTTAGATAATCTTTCGACAAAGGTATCTGCCGAACTTAAAGATGTTCCTTTTACCCATTTACATAATCATTCTGAATTTTCCATTCTACAATCAACTACAAAAGTTGCAGGTTTAGTAAATAAAGCTAAAGACTTAGGAATGGAAGCCATTGCTCTTACAGATCATGGTAATATGATGGCAACTTTTCATTTTGTTAGAGATGCTATAGCTGCAAACATAAAACCAATTGTAGGATGTGAGTTTAACCTTTGCCATGACAGAAAAGATAAATCTTATAAAGATGATGGTTTTCAAACCGTTTTATTAGCTAAAAACAAAAACGGCTACCATAATTTGGCAAAACTTGCTTCTTATGCTAATATCGAAGGTTTTTATTATGTTCCCCGAATAGATAGAGATGTATTATTAGCATATAAAGGAGATTTAATTGCACTAACAGGTGGGCTTTGGGGTGAAATACCTAATAAAATTTTATTTGAAGGTAAAAAACAAGCTGAAGAAGCTTTTGTATGGTGGAAAGATAATTTTGGAGAAGATTTTTATGTCGAAATAAATAGACATGGTGTTCCTGAGCAAGATTCGGTAAACGAAGTATTAATTGAGTTTGCTAGAAAGTATGATGTTAAAATTGTTGCAGCAAATAATACTTATTACATTAATAAAACTGATGCTGTTTCCCAAGATATTCTTTTATGTATAAAAGATGGAAAACCATTAAGTCAACCTAAAAAATACATTGGAGCAAAAGGCAGAGAATTTAGATATGGCTTCCCAAATGATGAGTTTTATGTAAAGTCGAGCGACGAAATGAAACAATTGTTTGCTGATTTACCAGAAGCGATAATAAATACTCAAGAAATTGTAGATAAAATTGAAACTTACGTTTTAGCAAGAGACGTGTTACTTCCAAAATTTGATATCCCAGATGAGTTTAAAGATCCAAGAGATGAGGAAGACAGCAGCTTAAAAATTGGAGAAAACAATTATTTAAGACACATAACATACGAAGGCGCTAAAAAAAGGTATGGTGAACTTACTGAGGAGATAATTGAACGATTAGATTTCGAATTAGGAGTAATAAAAAACACTGGTTATCCAGGATACTTCCTTATTGTTGAAGATTTTATTCGAGAAGCACGTAAAATGAGTGTTTCTGTGGGACCTGGCCGTGGGTCTGCTGCTGGTTCTGTTGTTGCATATTGTACATGGATTACTAATATTGATCCAATAAAATACGATCTACTTTTTGAGCGTTTTTTAAATCCAGATCGTGTATCGATGCCTGATATTGATATTGATTTTGATGATGAAGGTCGTAGTAAAGTTATGGATTATGTTATCCAAAAATATGGATCAAACCAAGTTGCACAAATAATTACCTATGGTACTATGGCTGCAAAGTCATCTATAAGAGATACAGCTAGAGTTCTTGAATTACCATTATCAGAAGCAGACCGAATAGCTAAACTGATTCCTGATATAAAACTTAAAAAATTATTTGGATTAGATGATGAAGCTTTAGCTGAAAAGCTTGGAAGACATGAAGATATAGACAGAGCAAACCAACTAAAAGAAATTGCCCAAGGAA includes these proteins:
- the dnaE gene encoding DNA polymerase III subunit alpha, producing MFLIFDTETTGLPKNYNAPVSDSGNWPRMVQVAWQLHDVSGKLITNKNFIVKPEGYDIPIGVSSIHGITTERALRDGYDLKFVLEEFLADLKNTTYNVGHNIEFDINIVGAEFFRLGIENDLADKKEIDTMKSAVDFCQIPGGRGGGFKYPSLTDLHTKLFGVAFADAHDAAFDVDATGRCFFGLIKNRVIQPVEINDFDTVVYDAPVLEEANFEDFKKEQESVLDNLSTKVSAELKDVPFTHLHNHSEFSILQSTTKVAGLVNKAKDLGMEAIALTDHGNMMATFHFVRDAIAANIKPIVGCEFNLCHDRKDKSYKDDGFQTVLLAKNKNGYHNLAKLASYANIEGFYYVPRIDRDVLLAYKGDLIALTGGLWGEIPNKILFEGKKQAEEAFVWWKDNFGEDFYVEINRHGVPEQDSVNEVLIEFARKYDVKIVAANNTYYINKTDAVSQDILLCIKDGKPLSQPKKYIGAKGREFRYGFPNDEFYVKSSDEMKQLFADLPEAIINTQEIVDKIETYVLARDVLLPKFDIPDEFKDPRDEEDSSLKIGENNYLRHITYEGAKKRYGELTEEIIERLDFELGVIKNTGYPGYFLIVEDFIREARKMSVSVGPGRGSAAGSVVAYCTWITNIDPIKYDLLFERFLNPDRVSMPDIDIDFDDEGRSKVMDYVIQKYGSNQVAQIITYGTMAAKSSIRDTARVLELPLSEADRIAKLIPDIKLKKLFGLDDEALAEKLGRHEDIDRANQLKEIAQGNNLEARTVNQARNVEGSVRNTGIHACGVIITPDDITNYVPVALAKDSEMTCTQFDNSVAEDAGLLKMDFLGLKTLTLIKDACQIVKDRHGIELDPETFDIEDEKTYELFQRGDTVGIFQYESPGMQKHMRSLKPTVFADLIAMNALYRPGPMEYIPSFIKRKHGEEEVVYDLPDMEDYLKETYGITVYQEQVMLLSQKLADFTKGEADVLRKAMGKKQIAVLDKMKPKFIEQAAEKGHDPKKLEKIWKDWEAFAAYAFNKSHSTCYAWIAYQTAFLKAHYPAEYMASVLSNNMNDIKSVTFFMDECKRAGITVLGPDVNESVHKFTVNKKGEIRFGLGAMKGVGGKAVECIIQERQENGPFTSIFDLVKRIDLRSVNKKTIESLALGGGFDSFEGTHRAQYFAEQDSGGIFLEKIIKYGNKYQENKNSTQVSMFDMLEGEESAQIEEPPIPNCPEWGTLEKLNREKEVVGIFISGHPLDDFALEIKSFAKGNLSHLQDVQKYKGAQLSLVGICTAAQERMTKKNTPFGILQVEDYSNSHEFFIFGEEYIKFRPYFVAGQFLFIQGSIQPRKWSKDPNDVEFRINSIELLSELREKKAKGITLTIDSNDVTNKLITEITEIIESHSGKYTLGFNVTDENEGTIGLQVRTKKVELSNEFISNLEKIKEVNYKIV